CGCCCTCGGCTCGGTGACGCACGCCTTCGATCAGAACCAGCGTCTCCTCAAGCTGGCCTTCTCCCAGACGAGCGGTGGCCTGAGCGTGACCGCCCCCGCGAGCAACCTCTCCGCGCCTCCGGGCTACTACATGCTCTTCATCGTGGACGGGCGGGGCGTGCCCTCGGTGGCGCGCATGGTGCGCGTGGCCCAGGTGACGCCCTCCGCGCGGAAGAAGATCGTCCTCGGCGACACCTGGAAGTACGACGACCGGGGCATCGATCAGGGCACCGCCTGGCTTGCCCGGGACTTCGATGACTCGGCGTGGAAGACCGGCTCGGGTCAGCTCGGCTACGGCGACGAGGACGAGGGCACCGTCCTCACTCACGGCTCTCCCACCTTCTACTTCCGCAAGAAGCTCACCCTGGACAACATCGTCACCGCGGCCAACCTCGAGGTGCTGTACGACGACGCCATCGCCGTGTGGGTCAACGGTGTGCCCGTCTTCTCCCGCAACATGGGCAACGGCACGAACTTCTCCGCCTGGGCCTCCGGCTCGGCGACCAACGCGTACGAGCGCGTCCCGCTCCCGCTCACGTCCAATCCGTTCCGCGTGGGAGAGAACGTGGTGACGGCGATCGTGAAGCAGGTGTCGGCCAACTCGGATGATCTCACCTTCGCGCTCGCGCTGGAGGTGGAGCAGCTCTCGGGCCCGGTGCCGGACATGCTGGTGCTCACCGCGCCCAACGGGGGGGAGGTCTTCCTGCCGGGCGCCTCCAGGTCCATCACCTGGGCCAGTACCGGCAACGTGGCGAGCGTGGACCTGACGCTCTCCACGGACAATGGCGTGAGCTGGACGCCCATCGCCTCCGACGTGCCCAACACCGGCGTGTACGCGTGGACGGTGCCGGAGGTGAGCACCACCCAGGCGCTGGTGCGCGTGGCCCGCGTCGGCGGGACCCCGCTGTCGGACGTGAGCAACGCTCCCTTCACCATCAGCCGGCAGACGACGATCCTTCCCATCCCCTTCCGGTCCGTGTGGAAGTACGACGACAGCGGGGTGGATCCGGGCATGCACTGGAACATGGCGAGCTTCGATGACTCGGCGTGGAAGTCCGGCGCGGGCCAGCTCGGATACGGCGACGGCGACGAGGCCACCGTGCTCACTCGTGGCGCCGTGTCCCAGTCGAGCGTCTACTTCCGCAAGAAGATCTTCGTGAACGGGGCCGTCACCGAGGCCAACCTGCGCGTCCTCTTCGACGATGGGGTGGCGGTGTTCGTCAACGGCTCGCAGGTGTTCGCCCGGAACGTGGGCAAGGGCCTCGCCCATGACAAGTACGCGAGCGCCGGCACGGAGAACGAGCTCGCCGCCGACTCCATCCCCATCGGGGTGTTCGTCCAGGGGGAGAACACCATCACGGTGGTGGTCAAGCAGACGGGCGCGACCTCGCCGGATCTGTCGTTCGACCTGGAGCTGCAGCTCGGCGTCGTCACCGGACAGTGAGCCGGCGGGGGGGCGTACGACTCACCGGACTGGCGTGTCCGCTCACAACGCGTTAGGTGAGGGGGCTGGAGTCCGCCCATGACGCCAAGCCCCCCTTCCACGCCGCCCCTGACACTGCGCCACGACGAGGTCCACCTCTGGGTGGTGGAGCCGGAGCGTGTGACCGATCCCCGGTTGCTCGGGGCCTACGTGGCGCTGCTCGACGAGAGCGAGCGGGCCCGGCGCCTGCGCTTCCGCTTCGAGAAGCACCAGCACCAGTTCCTGGTGTCGCACGCGCTGGTTCGCGTCACCCTGTCCCGCTACGCGCCGGTGCCGCCCCAGGCCTGGCGCTTCGCCAACAACGCGTACGGGCGTCCGGATCTCTCCGGCTCGGTCCTTCCCGGGCTGCGCTTCAACCTCTCGCACACGGACGGCATGGCGGTGTGCGCGGTGGCGCTCGACACGGACGTGGGCGCGGACGTGGAGGACTCCGGGCGCCAGGGCCAGACGGTGGAGCTGGCCGACTCCTTCTTCGCTCCCTCGGAGGTGGCCGCCCTGCGCGCGCTGCCCCCCGAGCGCCAGCGCGAGCGCTTCTTCGAGTACTGGACGCTGAAGGAGTCCTACATCAAGGCGCGTGGCATGGGGCTGAGCCTGCCGTTGGATCAGTTCGCCTTCCACCTGGAGCCCGGACAGCCGCCGCGCATCTCGTTCGATCCGCGGCTGGCGGACGAGCCCGGCTCGTGGCGCTT
This is a stretch of genomic DNA from Archangium violaceum. It encodes these proteins:
- a CDS encoding 4'-phosphopantetheinyl transferase family protein gives rise to the protein MTPSPPSTPPLTLRHDEVHLWVVEPERVTDPRLLGAYVALLDESERARRLRFRFEKHQHQFLVSHALVRVTLSRYAPVPPQAWRFANNAYGRPDLSGSVLPGLRFNLSHTDGMAVCAVALDTDVGADVEDSGRQGQTVELADSFFAPSEVAALRALPPERQRERFFEYWTLKESYIKARGMGLSLPLDQFAFHLEPGQPPRISFDPRLADEPGSWRFVQLQLSERHPAAVAVRRAWSLPLSVRCQRTVPLAGDEPPWVVTAG
- a CDS encoding galactose oxidase-like domain-containing protein — its product is MMVRSCFAVWRRRLLLAAGLLLALVPLAAEAADPKVAGEWSPLTTFPVSLTHSHLLPTGQVMFFGEFDEGLLPPQLWDPATGALSGLPRADYNIFCSGHSFLPDGRLLVTGGHEESHVGYPYVSIFNPFTLTWSRGPDMNDLRWYPTNTTLASGDVVVLSGETHASGTCNELPQVWQSTTGTFRNLTSAVRDVPYYPRVFLAPNGKIFYAAPQRTSRWLDTEGTGTWFEGPRSAYNGRSYGSAVMIDSKVLLIGGGSPPTATVEEIDLAVPTPTWRARAPMTWPRRQLNATLLPDGKVLVTGGSGGSDFDDETLPVKVPELYDPETDTWTKLAPAADYRGYHSTALLLPDGRVLTGGGRNLRTVELFSPPYLKQDGSRPAIQEAPAVITPGTSFLVQTLDASRVAKVTLLALGSVTHAFDQNQRLLKLAFSQTSGGLSVTAPASNLSAPPGYYMLFIVDGRGVPSVARMVRVAQVTPSARKKIVLGDTWKYDDRGIDQGTAWLARDFDDSAWKTGSGQLGYGDEDEGTVLTHGSPTFYFRKKLTLDNIVTAANLEVLYDDAIAVWVNGVPVFSRNMGNGTNFSAWASGSATNAYERVPLPLTSNPFRVGENVVTAIVKQVSANSDDLTFALALEVEQLSGPVPDMLVLTAPNGGEVFLPGASRSITWASTGNVASVDLTLSTDNGVSWTPIASDVPNTGVYAWTVPEVSTTQALVRVARVGGTPLSDVSNAPFTISRQTTILPIPFRSVWKYDDSGVDPGMHWNMASFDDSAWKSGAGQLGYGDGDEATVLTRGAVSQSSVYFRKKIFVNGAVTEANLRVLFDDGVAVFVNGSQVFARNVGKGLAHDKYASAGTENELAADSIPIGVFVQGENTITVVVKQTGATSPDLSFDLELQLGVVTGQ